One window from the genome of Streptomyces sp. NBC_00708 encodes:
- a CDS encoding helix-turn-helix domain-containing protein, with the protein MSAPSPASRPHRVAVLVLDGAKPLDVGIPAQVFTTRASMPYEVRVCGAAPGLVTGGDGLAYHVTHGLDALGWADIVFVPGYRQPDREDPPRAVIEALVAAHGRGARLAAISTGAFALAATGLLDGRRATTHWHYTRALAAKYPLVRVDENVLFVDEGSVLTSAGAASGIDLCLHVLRGDLGVAASNYAARRLVAAPYRSGGQAQYVPRSVPEPLGERFAATREWALHRLGEPLTLDALARHAAVSPRTFSRRFAEDTGYTPMQWVMRARIDLARELLERSERAVEQIAADVGLGTGANLRLHFQRILGTTPSEYRRTFTRGE; encoded by the coding sequence ATGTCCGCGCCCTCCCCCGCCTCCCGTCCGCACCGCGTCGCCGTCCTCGTGCTCGACGGTGCGAAGCCGCTCGACGTCGGGATCCCGGCGCAGGTGTTCACGACCCGGGCGAGCATGCCGTACGAGGTACGGGTGTGCGGCGCGGCACCGGGGCTGGTGACCGGCGGTGACGGGCTCGCGTACCACGTCACCCACGGGCTCGACGCGCTCGGCTGGGCGGACATCGTCTTCGTCCCCGGGTACCGGCAGCCGGACCGGGAGGACCCGCCCCGGGCGGTGATCGAGGCGCTGGTCGCCGCGCACGGGCGGGGAGCGCGGCTCGCCGCCATCTCCACCGGGGCGTTCGCGCTCGCCGCGACCGGGCTGCTCGACGGCCGGCGGGCCACGACGCACTGGCACTACACGCGGGCGCTCGCGGCGAAGTACCCGCTGGTCCGGGTGGACGAGAACGTGCTGTTCGTCGACGAGGGCAGCGTCCTCACCTCGGCCGGCGCCGCCTCCGGGATCGACCTGTGCCTGCACGTCCTGCGCGGCGACCTCGGCGTCGCCGCGTCCAACTACGCCGCCCGGCGGCTGGTCGCGGCCCCGTACCGCAGCGGCGGCCAGGCGCAGTACGTACCGCGCAGCGTGCCCGAGCCGCTGGGCGAGCGGTTCGCGGCCACCCGCGAGTGGGCCCTGCACCGCCTCGGCGAACCGCTCACCCTGGACGCGCTCGCCCGGCACGCGGCGGTGTCCCCCCGTACGTTCTCGCGGCGGTTCGCCGAGGACACCGGCTACACCCCCATGCAGTGGGTGATGCGGGCCCGGATCGACCTGGCGCGCGAGCTCCTGGAACGCTCGGAGCGGGCCGTCGAGCAGATCGCCGCCGATGTGGGGCTCGGGACCGGCGCGAATCTGCGGCTGCACTTCCAGCGCATCCTCGGCACCACCCCGAGCGAGTACCGGCGCACCTTCACCCGGGGCGAATAG
- the argC gene encoding N-acetyl-gamma-glutamyl-phosphate reductase, producing MAVRAAVAGASGYAGGELLRLLLAHPEVEIGALTANSNAGQPLGALQPHLRPLAGRILQPTTADVLAGHDVVFLALPHGQSAAVAEQLGDEVLVVDMGADFRLRDAGDWEKFYGSPHAGTWPYGLPELPGARAALAGSKRIAVPGCYPTAVSLALFPAYAAQLAEPEAVIVAASGTSGAGKAAKPHLLGSEVMGNMSPYGVGGVHRHTPEMIQNLSAAAGEPVTVSFTPTLAPMPRGILATCSAKAKPGTSAESVRAAYEKAFADEPFVDLLPEGQWPATAAVYGSNAVQIQVAYDEAAGRIIVISAIDNLAKGTAGGALQSMNIALGLPEDTGLSTIGVAP from the coding sequence ATGGCGGTACGCGCAGCAGTGGCAGGAGCGAGCGGATACGCGGGCGGGGAACTGCTCCGCCTGCTGCTCGCCCACCCCGAGGTGGAGATCGGCGCACTCACCGCCAACTCCAACGCGGGCCAGCCCCTCGGTGCCCTGCAACCGCACCTGCGCCCGCTCGCCGGCCGCATCCTCCAGCCCACCACCGCCGACGTGCTCGCCGGGCACGACGTCGTCTTCCTCGCCCTGCCGCACGGGCAGTCCGCCGCCGTCGCCGAGCAGCTCGGCGACGAGGTCCTGGTGGTCGACATGGGGGCCGACTTCCGGCTCCGGGACGCCGGGGACTGGGAGAAATTCTACGGCTCTCCGCACGCGGGCACCTGGCCCTACGGGCTGCCCGAGCTGCCCGGCGCGCGGGCCGCCCTCGCGGGCAGCAAGCGGATCGCGGTGCCGGGGTGCTACCCCACCGCCGTCTCGCTCGCGCTGTTCCCGGCGTACGCGGCGCAGCTCGCCGAGCCGGAGGCCGTGATCGTCGCCGCGTCCGGGACCTCCGGCGCCGGCAAGGCCGCCAAGCCCCATCTGCTCGGGTCCGAGGTGATGGGCAACATGTCGCCGTACGGCGTCGGCGGCGTCCACCGCCACACGCCCGAGATGATCCAGAACCTCAGCGCCGCCGCCGGCGAGCCGGTCACCGTGTCGTTCACGCCGACCCTCGCGCCCATGCCCCGCGGCATCCTCGCCACGTGCAGCGCGAAGGCGAAGCCCGGGACGAGCGCCGAGAGCGTACGCGCCGCCTACGAGAAGGCGTTCGCGGACGAGCCGTTCGTCGATCTGCTGCCCGAGGGGCAGTGGCCCGCCACCGCCGCCGTGTACGGCTCCAACGCCGTGCAGATCCAGGTCGCGTACGACGAGGCGGCCGGGCGGATCATCGTGATCAGTGCCATCGACAACCTCGCCAAGGGCACCGCGGGCGGGGCCCTGCAGTCCATGAACATCGCCCTCGGACTGCCCGAGGACACAGGTCTTTCCACGATCGGAGTCGCACCGTGA
- a CDS encoding VOC family protein, which produces MATIKQFQVTFDCADPERVARFWCEVLGYVAPEPPEGFGSWDAYNASLPAEERNTWFAASDPTGAGPRMYFQRVPEGKAAKNRLHLDVRVGTGLVGEERLAVLESECARLVALGAVRGKLLLADEENESCLNMQDVEGNEFCLD; this is translated from the coding sequence ATGGCAACGATCAAGCAGTTCCAGGTGACCTTCGACTGCGCGGACCCCGAGCGGGTGGCGCGTTTCTGGTGCGAGGTGCTGGGGTACGTCGCGCCGGAGCCGCCGGAGGGATTCGGCTCCTGGGACGCGTACAACGCATCGCTGCCGGCGGAGGAGCGCAACACGTGGTTCGCGGCCTCCGACCCGACGGGGGCGGGCCCGCGGATGTACTTTCAGCGGGTCCCGGAGGGCAAGGCCGCCAAGAACCGGCTGCACCTCGATGTACGGGTGGGCACCGGGCTCGTGGGTGAGGAGCGGCTTGCCGTCCTCGAGTCCGAGTGCGCGCGGCTCGTCGCGCTCGGCGCGGTGCGCGGGAAGCTGCTGCTCGCCGACGAGGAGAACGAGTCCTGCCTCAACATGCAGGACGTCGAGGGCAACGAGTTCTGCCTCGACTGA
- the gap gene encoding type I glyceraldehyde-3-phosphate dehydrogenase produces the protein MTRIAINGFGRIGRNVLRALLERDSDLDLVAVNDLSEPATLARLLAFDTTAGRLGRPVTVDGDTLVVDGRRIKVLAERDPARLPWAELGVDIAVEATGRFTSAKAARAHLDAGAKRVLVAAPSDGADVTLAYGVNSDAYDPELHTIVSNASCTTNALAPLASVLDDLAGIEHGFMTTVHAYTQEQNLQDGPHRDARRARAAGVNIVPTTTGAAKAIGLVLPRLEGKLSGDSIRVPVPVGSIVELNTTVARDVTRDQVLEAYRAAAEGPLAGVLEYSEDPLVSADITGNPASSIFDSELTRVDGRHIKVSAWYDNEWGFSNRVIDTLTLLAGR, from the coding sequence ATGACTCGCATCGCCATCAACGGATTCGGCCGCATCGGACGCAACGTGCTGCGCGCGCTGCTCGAACGCGACAGCGACCTCGACCTGGTCGCCGTCAACGACCTCTCGGAGCCGGCCACCCTCGCCCGGCTGCTGGCGTTCGACACCACGGCGGGCCGGCTGGGCCGCCCGGTCACCGTGGACGGGGACACCCTCGTCGTCGACGGCCGCCGCATCAAGGTGCTCGCCGAACGGGATCCCGCGCGGCTGCCCTGGGCGGAGCTGGGCGTCGACATCGCCGTGGAGGCGACCGGCCGCTTCACCTCGGCGAAGGCCGCCCGCGCCCACCTGGACGCCGGTGCGAAGCGGGTGCTGGTCGCCGCGCCGTCGGACGGCGCGGACGTGACGCTCGCGTACGGGGTCAACAGCGACGCGTACGACCCCGAGCTGCACACGATCGTCTCGAACGCCTCCTGCACCACCAACGCGCTCGCGCCGCTGGCCTCGGTGCTCGACGACCTCGCGGGCATCGAGCACGGCTTCATGACCACCGTGCACGCCTACACCCAGGAGCAGAACCTCCAGGACGGCCCGCACCGCGACGCCCGCCGGGCCCGCGCCGCCGGCGTCAACATCGTGCCGACCACGACCGGCGCCGCCAAGGCGATCGGCCTCGTGCTGCCCCGGCTGGAGGGCAAGCTGTCGGGCGACTCCATCCGCGTACCGGTACCGGTGGGCTCGATCGTCGAGCTGAACACCACCGTGGCCCGGGATGTGACGCGCGATCAGGTGCTGGAGGCGTACCGGGCGGCGGCCGAGGGCCCGCTCGCGGGCGTACTCGAATACTCCGAGGACCCGCTGGTGTCGGCCGACATCACCGGCAACCCGGCGTCCTCCATCTTCGACTCGGAGCTCACCCGGGTCGACGGACGCCACATCAAGGTGTCCGCCTGGTACGACAACGAGTGGGGCTTCTCCAACCGGGTGATCGACACCCTCACCCTGCTGGCCGGCCGCTAG
- the argJ gene encoding bifunctional glutamate N-acetyltransferase/amino-acid acetyltransferase ArgJ, protein MSVTAAQGFSAAGIAAGIKENGNPDLALVVNNGPRRAAAGVFTSNRVKAAPVLWSEQVLKGGEVSAVVLNSGGANACTGPQGFQDTHATAEKAAEVLDGHSAGEIAVASTGLIGLLLPMDKLLPGIEKAAAALSEHGGEKAAIAIKTTDTVHKTAVAGGEGWTVGGMAKGAGMLAPGLATMLVVLTTDADVDAAGLDAALRDATRTTFDRVDSDGCMSTNDTVLLLASGASGIAPEQEEFAEAVRAVCDDLARQLIGDAEGASKDIRIEVVNAATEDDAVEVGRSIARNNLLKCAIHGEDPNWGRVLSAIGTTKAAFEPDALNVAINGVWVCRGGSVGEDRDLVDMRYREVRITADLAAGTESAVIWANDLTADYVHENSAYSS, encoded by the coding sequence GTGAGCGTCACGGCAGCACAGGGATTCTCGGCGGCGGGCATCGCCGCCGGAATCAAGGAGAACGGCAACCCGGACCTGGCCCTCGTGGTCAACAACGGTCCGCGCCGCGCCGCCGCGGGCGTCTTCACCTCCAACCGCGTCAAGGCCGCCCCCGTCCTCTGGTCGGAGCAGGTCCTCAAGGGCGGCGAGGTCTCCGCCGTCGTCCTCAACTCCGGCGGGGCCAACGCCTGTACGGGCCCGCAGGGCTTCCAGGACACCCACGCCACCGCCGAGAAGGCCGCCGAGGTGCTGGACGGCCACAGCGCGGGCGAGATCGCCGTCGCCTCCACCGGGCTCATCGGCCTCCTGCTCCCCATGGACAAGCTGCTCCCCGGCATCGAGAAGGCCGCGGCGGCCCTCAGCGAGCACGGCGGCGAGAAGGCCGCCATCGCCATCAAGACCACCGACACCGTGCACAAGACCGCCGTCGCCGGCGGCGAGGGCTGGACCGTCGGCGGCATGGCCAAGGGCGCCGGCATGCTCGCCCCGGGCCTCGCCACCATGCTCGTCGTGCTCACCACCGACGCCGACGTGGACGCCGCCGGTCTCGACGCCGCCCTGCGCGACGCGACCCGCACCACCTTCGACCGGGTCGACTCCGACGGCTGCATGTCCACCAACGACACCGTGCTGCTGCTGGCCTCCGGTGCCAGCGGGATCGCCCCGGAGCAGGAGGAGTTCGCCGAAGCCGTACGGGCCGTCTGCGACGACCTGGCCCGGCAGCTCATCGGGGACGCCGAGGGCGCATCCAAGGACATCCGGATCGAGGTCGTGAACGCCGCGACCGAGGACGACGCCGTCGAGGTGGGCCGCTCCATCGCCCGCAACAACCTCCTCAAGTGCGCCATCCACGGCGAGGACCCCAACTGGGGCCGGGTGCTCTCCGCGATCGGCACCACGAAGGCCGCCTTCGAGCCGGACGCGCTGAACGTCGCCATCAACGGCGTCTGGGTCTGCCGGGGCGGCTCGGTCGGCGAGGACCGCGACCTCGTCGACATGCGCTACCGCGAGGTCCGGATCACCGCCGACCTCGCCGCGGGCACCGAGTCCGCCGTCATCTGGGCCAACGACCTCACCGCGGACTACGTCCACGAGAACAGCGCGTACAGCTCATGA